A stretch of the Bradyrhizobium sp. CCBAU 53351 genome encodes the following:
- a CDS encoding efflux RND transporter periplasmic adaptor subunit, with protein MLFKPDSKQGAEEGTARRSRGRGFVMTLITLAILSGLGYLGWTIWHQQPQQANGRNQRPDLPVPVLAATPRIQDVPVYLDGVGAIRALNTVTVRSQVDGKLIAVNFTEGQDVKKGDVVGEIDPAIYQAQYDQAVAKKAQDQAQLANQRIDLTRYEQLAASNAGSKQQADTQRALVAQTEALVKADQAAIDNAAATLSYTKIVAPISGRAGLRQVDQGNIIHASDTTGLVVITQLQPIAVWFSLPQQQIMRVNAAAAKGTLAVDVFGNDGTTVIDTGKLTGIDNQVDQTTGTLKLKAEFPNANYQLWPGQFVNVRLKVETLMQALVIPTSAVQRGPIGTFSYVIGEDNVVSAKPVAVTQQNEHDAVIASGLSATDRVVTTGFANLSDGSKVIIGRDDQTPSADLAPRKRARGPDAQKKDGAKEGQKEGSKEGQKDGQGKTGEFRAKRNSSEGDQKGQTGPAPGPTSSPGASGSGAKQP; from the coding sequence ATGCTCTTTAAGCCGGATAGCAAGCAAGGCGCAGAGGAGGGGACGGCGAGACGGTCGCGCGGCCGCGGCTTCGTCATGACCCTGATCACGCTCGCGATCCTCAGTGGGCTCGGTTATCTCGGCTGGACTATCTGGCATCAGCAGCCGCAGCAGGCGAACGGCCGCAACCAGCGGCCCGATCTGCCGGTCCCGGTGCTGGCGGCGACGCCCCGCATCCAGGACGTGCCGGTCTATCTCGACGGCGTCGGCGCGATCCGCGCGCTCAACACCGTGACCGTGCGCTCGCAGGTCGACGGCAAGCTGATTGCGGTGAACTTCACCGAGGGCCAGGACGTCAAGAAGGGCGACGTGGTCGGCGAGATTGATCCGGCGATCTACCAGGCGCAGTACGACCAGGCCGTCGCCAAGAAGGCGCAGGACCAGGCCCAGCTTGCCAACCAGCGCATCGACCTGACGCGCTACGAGCAGCTCGCTGCTTCCAATGCCGGCTCCAAGCAGCAGGCAGACACCCAGCGCGCGCTGGTCGCGCAGACCGAGGCCCTGGTGAAGGCCGACCAGGCCGCGATCGACAATGCGGCGGCAACACTCAGCTACACCAAGATCGTGGCGCCGATCTCGGGTCGTGCCGGCTTGCGTCAGGTCGACCAGGGCAACATCATCCATGCGTCCGACACCACGGGTCTCGTGGTGATCACGCAATTGCAGCCGATCGCGGTGTGGTTCAGCCTGCCGCAGCAGCAGATCATGCGCGTCAACGCGGCCGCGGCGAAAGGCACGCTCGCGGTCGACGTGTTCGGTAATGACGGCACCACCGTGATCGACACCGGCAAGCTCACCGGTATCGACAATCAGGTCGACCAGACCACCGGCACGCTCAAACTCAAGGCGGAGTTTCCGAACGCCAATTACCAGCTTTGGCCGGGCCAGTTCGTCAATGTCCGCCTCAAGGTCGAGACGCTGATGCAGGCGCTGGTGATCCCGACGTCGGCCGTGCAGCGCGGCCCGATTGGGACATTCAGCTATGTCATCGGCGAGGACAACGTCGTTTCGGCCAAGCCCGTCGCGGTGACCCAGCAGAACGAGCATGACGCCGTGATCGCCAGCGGACTGTCAGCGACCGACCGGGTCGTCACCACGGGCTTTGCCAATCTGTCCGATGGTTCCAAGGTGATCATCGGCCGTGACGACCAGACCCCGTCGGCCGATCTCGCCCCGCGCAAGCGAGCGCGCGGGCCGGACGCGCAAAAGAAGGATGGGGCCAAGGAAGGTCAGAAGGAAGGCTCGAAGGAAGGCCAGAAGGACGGGCAGGGCAAGACCGGCGAGTTCCGCGCCAAGCGCAACAGCAGCGAGGGCGACCAGAAGGGACAGACCGGGCCGGCTCCGGGGCCTACATCAAGTCCTGGGGCATCAGGATCAGGAGCCAAGCAGCCATGA